A section of the Vibrio vulnificus CMCP6 genome encodes:
- the metA gene encoding homoserine O-acetyltransferase MetA: MPIRIPDQLPAADVLRTENIFVMSETRAASQEIRPLRVLILNLMPKKIETETQFLRLLSNSPLQVNVELLRIDDRPSKNTPTEHLDNFYRQFEMVKNRNFDGLIITGAPLGLVQFEDVIYWDHLKTIMEWAKSHVTSTLYVCWAAQAGLKLLYDLPKKTRKEKLSGVYHHRIHKPYHPVLRGFDDSFLAPHSRYADFSPEYLAEHTDLDILATSDDAGVYLATTKDKRNVFVTGHPEYDPHTLHNEYIRDLGEGMEPAIPVNYYPNDNPDNPPIASWRSHGHLLFSNWLNYCVYQQTPYDLDHFSEEAFTKDE, translated from the coding sequence GTGCCTATTCGTATTCCAGATCAATTACCAGCCGCCGATGTTTTGCGTACTGAAAACATCTTCGTAATGAGTGAAACCCGTGCAGCAAGCCAAGAAATACGCCCACTAAGAGTGCTGATTCTCAATTTGATGCCGAAAAAAATAGAGACAGAAACTCAGTTTTTACGCCTGCTTTCCAACAGCCCACTTCAGGTTAACGTTGAGTTACTGCGCATTGACGATCGCCCGAGCAAAAATACCCCAACCGAACATCTCGATAATTTTTATCGTCAGTTTGAGATGGTGAAAAACCGTAACTTCGACGGCCTGATCATCACTGGCGCGCCGCTTGGTTTGGTGCAGTTTGAAGATGTCATTTACTGGGATCACCTCAAAACCATTATGGAATGGGCCAAATCCCATGTGACTTCCACCCTCTATGTTTGTTGGGCAGCACAAGCTGGGCTCAAACTGCTCTACGACTTGCCGAAGAAAACGCGTAAAGAGAAGCTCTCTGGCGTGTATCACCACCGTATTCACAAACCTTACCATCCGGTTTTGCGTGGTTTTGATGATTCTTTCTTGGCGCCCCATTCTCGCTACGCCGATTTTTCGCCAGAGTATCTCGCAGAACACACCGATTTGGATATTCTCGCCACGTCTGACGATGCAGGCGTGTACCTAGCCACCACCAAAGATAAGCGCAACGTCTTTGTTACTGGCCATCCTGAATATGACCCGCACACGCTGCACAATGAATACATTCGCGATTTGGGTGAAGGCATGGAACCGGCGATTCCGGTTAACTACTACCCCAACGACAACCCAGATAATCCGCCAATTGCAAGCTGGCGTAGCCACGGCCACCTGCTTTTCTCGAACTGGTTGAACTACTGCGTCTACCAACAAACGCCTTACGATCTCGATCATTTCAGCGAAGAAGCGTTTACCAAGGACGAATAG
- the pilW gene encoding type IV pilus biogenesis/stability protein PilW, whose amino-acid sequence MKKQTLLLPQLVALTLLTGCVTVTEGQAQKDPDPIGMAESRIALGLGYLENGAMIKAHDNLQQALTHAPDYYRAQLSMAHYYERVGENGKAEDIYQKSARQHPKNGNVLNNYGTFLCKKGEYDKADRLFNRAIEQPYYYLIPASYENAAFCALKAGDNVKAQTYFTRAIDYDPHRPKSVLNLAKLEIDTGNYTQARLRLMRFHQSYGLQIPSLKLMIDLEDKAGNVALVKKYQSELDKLTARQG is encoded by the coding sequence ATGAAAAAACAAACTCTTCTTTTGCCGCAATTGGTAGCACTTACCCTTTTGACTGGGTGTGTCACAGTCACTGAAGGCCAAGCACAAAAAGATCCGGACCCAATTGGCATGGCAGAATCTCGCATTGCCTTGGGGCTTGGCTATCTAGAAAATGGCGCGATGATCAAAGCCCATGACAACTTACAACAAGCCCTGACTCACGCTCCTGATTATTACCGAGCGCAACTTTCCATGGCCCACTACTACGAGCGCGTTGGTGAAAACGGCAAGGCCGAGGATATTTATCAAAAATCGGCTCGTCAGCACCCAAAAAACGGCAACGTATTGAACAACTACGGCACGTTTTTATGTAAAAAGGGCGAGTATGACAAAGCGGATCGTTTGTTTAATCGTGCCATCGAGCAGCCTTACTACTACTTGATTCCTGCCAGTTATGAAAACGCCGCGTTTTGCGCTCTGAAGGCGGGCGACAATGTAAAAGCGCAAACCTATTTTACTCGTGCGATTGACTACGACCCACACCGTCCCAAATCGGTGCTCAACCTCGCTAAGTTGGAAATCGATACCGGTAACTACACCCAAGCGCGCCTGCGTTTGATGCGCTTCCACCAAAGCTATGGGCTGCAAATCCCCTCGCTTAAACTGATGATCGATTTAGAAGACAAAGCAGGCAATGTGGCGCTGGTGAAGAAGTATCAGAGTGAGTTGGACAAATTGACGGCCCGCCAAGGCTAG
- the rlmF gene encoding 23S rRNA (adenine(1618)-N(6))-methyltransferase RlmF: protein MTNKRKSAKPLEPAKRAPKPRTKKSRDLSASESNCDFVKVTRAGLHSRNKHQGRYDFAKLTQALPSLAPFVIKNPKGEASISFSDSTAVKMLNKALLSAYYQVANWDIPAGYLCPPIPGRADYIHRLAELLEGEVKGKFPHEKVQALDIGVGANAIYPIIAICDYRWRYTGSDVDPKSIESAQRIADSNPVLQGQLELKLQDQSQHIFQGIIGPTDYFHVTTCNPPFHASAQEAAFGTQRKLDNLAANRLKKGVTAKAGSQKISKNKPILNFGGQNSELWCQGGESSFLKRMANESERFAHQVLWFSTLVSKKDNVRPLRKQLEKLGVRSIRVVEMSQGQKVSRFVAWSFMDKQQRGEWIKLRG, encoded by the coding sequence ATGACGAACAAACGAAAATCCGCCAAGCCATTAGAGCCTGCGAAACGAGCCCCAAAACCGCGCACGAAAAAGAGTCGTGATCTCAGTGCGTCTGAATCGAATTGTGATTTTGTCAAAGTGACGCGTGCTGGGCTGCATTCGCGCAACAAACATCAAGGGCGTTACGATTTTGCTAAGTTAACGCAGGCGCTGCCATCGCTTGCTCCTTTTGTGATCAAAAATCCTAAAGGTGAGGCGAGTATTTCTTTTTCAGATTCAACGGCAGTAAAAATGCTCAATAAAGCGCTGCTCAGTGCTTACTACCAAGTAGCAAATTGGGACATCCCAGCAGGCTATTTGTGCCCGCCAATCCCCGGGCGTGCGGATTATATCCATCGTCTAGCGGAGCTCTTGGAAGGAGAGGTGAAAGGTAAATTTCCTCATGAGAAAGTTCAGGCGTTGGACATCGGTGTCGGTGCAAACGCCATCTATCCCATTATTGCGATTTGTGACTATCGTTGGCGCTACACGGGTAGTGACGTTGACCCTAAATCGATTGAGTCAGCGCAGCGCATTGCTGACTCTAACCCTGTGCTGCAGGGGCAGCTTGAGCTCAAATTGCAAGACCAGTCACAGCATATTTTCCAAGGCATTATTGGCCCCACAGACTACTTTCATGTGACGACATGCAACCCGCCATTTCACGCTTCGGCACAGGAAGCGGCGTTTGGCACGCAACGAAAATTAGACAACCTCGCCGCCAACCGTTTGAAAAAAGGTGTAACAGCAAAAGCTGGTTCACAAAAAATCTCGAAAAACAAACCTATACTTAACTTCGGAGGTCAAAATTCTGAGTTGTGGTGTCAAGGTGGAGAATCCTCCTTCTTGAAGCGCATGGCGAACGAAAGTGAGCGTTTTGCCCATCAGGTTTTGTGGTTCAGTACGCTCGTTTCGAAGAAAGACAACGTAAGACCTCTACGTAAACAGTTGGAAAAATTAGGTGTACGCAGTATTCGTGTCGTCGAAATGAGCCAAGGACAAAAGGTCAGTCGCTTTGTTGCTTGGTCATTTATGGACAAACAACAAAGAGGAGAGTGGATCAAACTGCGAGGGTGA
- a CDS encoding YgjP-like metallopeptidase domain-containing protein produces MHPSLRYIQGYPQHIVQQVAQLIESQRLIPWFDKRYPVRHDIRSEKALFDYAMQIKNQFMKKTGPISKVVYDGKIHLINNALGLHSVVSRNHGGKLKSKNEIRIANVFKDAPEPLLRMLVVHELAHIKEKEHDKAFYSLCCYMEPDYHQLELDARLFMIYLDLKAQEAKK; encoded by the coding sequence ATGCATCCGTCACTTCGCTACATTCAGGGTTACCCGCAGCATATCGTGCAGCAAGTGGCCCAATTGATTGAGTCGCAACGTTTAATTCCTTGGTTTGATAAACGCTACCCTGTGCGTCACGACATTCGCAGTGAAAAAGCGTTGTTTGACTACGCGATGCAGATTAAGAACCAGTTTATGAAGAAAACGGGCCCCATCAGTAAAGTGGTGTACGACGGGAAAATTCATCTGATTAACAACGCGCTCGGCTTGCACAGTGTCGTCTCTCGCAACCACGGCGGTAAACTCAAATCGAAAAATGAGATTCGCATTGCCAATGTGTTTAAAGACGCGCCGGAGCCTTTGCTGCGCATGTTGGTTGTGCACGAGTTGGCGCACATTAAAGAGAAAGAGCATGATAAAGCCTTTTACTCTCTTTGCTGCTACATGGAGCCGGATTATCACCAACTGGAGCTGGATGCTCGTCTGTTTATGATTTACCTCGATTTAAAAGCTCAGGAAGCAAAAAAATAA
- a CDS encoding glutaredoxin family protein, with translation MKRVVLYIKDKCPHCKDAQRYLDSKGIQYRLCNAKMHRGRKELDAIGARSVPVLKIGDRLMIGWNPKNFERMYGDK, from the coding sequence ATGAAACGTGTCGTCCTCTATATCAAAGACAAATGTCCACATTGCAAAGATGCGCAGCGCTATCTGGATAGCAAAGGCATTCAATACCGCTTGTGTAATGCCAAGATGCATCGCGGTCGTAAAGAGCTGGACGCGATTGGTGCGCGCTCTGTGCCTGTACTTAAAATCGGTGACCGTTTGATGATTGGTTGGAACCCAAAGAACTTTGAACGCATGTATGGCGATAAGTGA